The Kosmotoga olearia TBF 19.5.1 sequence CACAATGCGGATGGGGAGATCGACTCGGAGGTTAAATCGTGCGTACCTGCCCAAGAGCTGAGCGACTATCATGGAAACTGCCAATCCCGTTATTATTTCCCCTGGTGCAAAGCTTGCTGTGAGTCCAAGCCAGATTAGAAAAGTAACTAAAATTACGGAGATATAATTTCTGGCCATCTCGGTACCTCCTTGTGAATTTGTGAAATTATGCACGTTTTTTACAGTAATATGATACCATAACCCGGTAACGGTAGTAACCTGATTGCTAGAGATGCAATGGAAAATGTTACATAAACACAATATAGAGAGAAGTGTACCGAGCTTTTCGTGGAGCTGCCAACGTGCAACTTGTCGAAATTCTTGTGGCGATGAAGCGTTAAACTTTTAAACAGATTTACTTATTGTTTACTTGTTTCTTTTGAGTCTCCGTGGTATAGTAGGTTGTCCCGCAAGGGATAGAATATTAACTTTGCAATATGTGCAAGGTAGTTTCAAGGAGGAAACAAATCGATGACAGGTACAGTTAAGTGGTTCAACAGCAGTAAGGGTTATGGTTTCATCACCAAGGACGAAGGTGGAGACGTGTTTGTTCATTTTTCAGCTATTGAAGTCGACGGATTCAAGACTCTCGATGAAGGTCAGAGAGTCGAGTTCGAGATTGGCGAAGGCCCAAAAGGTCCTCAGGCGATAAATGTTAAACCAATCAGATAATCGTTGCGGTTATTAAGAGCGTCCACCAGTAGGTGGACGCTTTTTTATTGTGGTATGATTTTAGAGTAGCATCTTTGTTTAAGGGGATGAAAATATGATAGGAATTGTTTGCGATTCAGGGACGGATTTACCTGAAGAACTTAAAAATAAGGAAAATGTAAGAGTGGTGCCGTTGCGAGTTGTTTTGGATGACAAGAGTTATCGTGATGGTATTGAAATCAGCGAAGGAGAGCTGCTGAGCTATATGGAGGAAAAGATTCCAAAAACCTCACTTCCACCCCAATCCGAGGTCGAAGAAGCCTTTGTGTCTTTGATCGAAAAAGGATACAGCGAGATAATTTCGATCAATATTTCAAGTGGCTTGAGCGGGACATACAACCTCTTCAGAAGAGCTGGCGAAAGCGTTATGGAGAAATATCCTGTCAAGATAGCTGCAATTGATTCTCGGAGTATTTCC is a genomic window containing:
- a CDS encoding cold-shock protein; the encoded protein is MTGTVKWFNSSKGYGFITKDEGGDVFVHFSAIEVDGFKTLDEGQRVEFEIGEGPKGPQAINVKPIR